The proteins below are encoded in one region of Silene latifolia isolate original U9 population chromosome 2, ASM4854445v1, whole genome shotgun sequence:
- the LOC141628946 gene encoding uncharacterized protein LOC141628946 isoform X2 produces MIKNFYVIDNKSTYRVVSDNKLMIQFYSNTVVKEFTFDLHKILEHRFDLIEFEKLPERIGKIYILTDVIGEIIGEGKIDTKQIKGREIETLEIELKNLRKKTVKITL; encoded by the exons ATGATTAAGAACTTTTATGTAATTGACAACAAGAGCACTTATCGTGTTGTTTCCGATAACAAGCTAATGATCCAATTCTATTCCAACACCGTTGTTAAGGAGTTTACATTTGATTTACATAAGATCCTTGAACATAGATTTGATCTCATAGAATTTGAGAAGCTACCGGAACGCATTGGCAAAATTTATATTCTCACTG ATGTTATTGGTGAAATCATTGGAGAGGGTAAAATTGACACCAAGCAGATTAAGGGTCGTGAAATAGAAACTCTTGAGATTGAGTTGAAGAACCTAAG GAAGAAAACAGTAAAAATTACTCTTTAG
- the LOC141628946 gene encoding replication protein A 70 kDa DNA-binding subunit D-like isoform X1, translated as MYLSTTLASKVYFNLQMPEVEEFNSCLSDGPIKVLEIPKKGVDASVVIAKKKTIREILIEANSNFEQNLTFYYLATIKGFSNKNGWNFHACARHKTSAKAAGTKFWCQKCMLIIDDPVIRYRLEAEVEDETGSTKFIIFDDEAQEILGMIAQQLHDMEEANDEVKGSFCIYVIKKIIRGK; from the exons ATGTATTTATCAACAACTCTAGCCTCAAAGGTGTACTTCAACCTCCAAATGCCTGAAGTTGAAGAGTTCAATTCATGTTTAAG TGATGGTCCTATAAAGGTTTTGGAAATTCCAAAGAAGGGTGTTGATGCAAGTGTAGTGATAGCAAAAAAGAAAACAATTAGAGAGATTCTGATAGAAgcaaactcaaattttgaacaaaatTTGACCTTCTACTACCTAGCAACAATCAAAGGGTTTTCAAATAAAAATGGATGGAACTTTCATGCATGTGCACGTCACAAAACTTCCGCAAAAGCCGCTGGGACAAAATTTTGGTGTCAAAAATGTATGCTCATAATTGATGATCCTGTCATAAG GTATCGTTTGGAAGCCGAAGTGGAAGATGAAACCGGATCAACAAAATTCATAATTTTTGATGATGAGGCTCAAGAAATACTTGGTATGATAGCCCAACAACTACATGATATGGAAGAAGCAAATGATGAGGTAAAAGGGAGCTTTTGCATATATGTTATTAAAAAAATAATTAGAGGCAAATAA